One genomic segment of Rhizobium gallicum bv. gallicum R602sp includes these proteins:
- a CDS encoding ABC transporter permease gives MTLISPSIEALPRAHPRLSGLARLARRHPLVLIGGGLLVLLIILALAAPIYAGDPVNMDPFKRLQPPSVEMWFGTDNLGRDVFARTIFGARISLMVGLLSATCAAVGGVLIGVIAGYNRRFDNIVMRIMDGLMSIPTILLAIALISLTGPGLGILIVAITIPQLPSVTRLVRSVVLSVRERPYVEASLCGGARLPKVLWRHILPSTIPPLMVQSAIVCADAILTEAGLSFLGVGVPPEIASWGNMISSSRLFISISPLTIFAPGICLAITVLAVNLLGDGLRDLFDPRAKRRQ, from the coding sequence ATGACCTTAATCTCTCCATCAATTGAAGCCCTGCCGAGGGCCCATCCCCGACTATCGGGTCTTGCTCGTCTGGCAAGACGGCACCCGCTGGTCCTGATAGGCGGTGGACTCCTCGTGCTGCTGATCATTCTGGCGCTCGCCGCGCCCATTTACGCCGGCGACCCGGTGAACATGGACCCGTTCAAGCGCCTCCAGCCGCCTTCGGTCGAGATGTGGTTCGGAACCGACAATCTGGGCCGTGACGTGTTTGCCCGAACAATCTTCGGCGCGCGAATCTCCCTTATGGTCGGATTGCTCTCGGCGACCTGCGCGGCTGTGGGCGGGGTTCTGATTGGTGTTATCGCTGGCTACAATCGCCGGTTCGACAACATCGTCATGCGCATAATGGATGGCTTGATGTCGATCCCGACGATTCTGCTGGCCATCGCCCTTATTTCTCTGACAGGACCGGGATTGGGCATTCTCATCGTCGCGATCACGATCCCACAGCTGCCAAGCGTCACGCGGCTGGTCCGTTCGGTGGTTTTGAGTGTTCGGGAGCGGCCCTATGTGGAGGCCTCCCTTTGTGGCGGTGCGCGTCTACCCAAAGTGCTGTGGCGGCATATCCTGCCCAGCACCATTCCGCCTCTTATGGTGCAAAGCGCCATCGTCTGCGCAGATGCGATTCTGACAGAGGCCGGGCTGAGCTTCCTCGGCGTGGGCGTGCCGCCCGAGATTGCCAGCTGGGGCAACATGATCTCAAGCTCTCGGCTCTTTATCTCCATCTCCCCATTGACGATCTTCGCCCCCGGCATCTGCCTTGCCATCACGGTTCTAGCCGTCAACCTACTCGGCGACGGTCTGCGCGATCTGTTCGATCCCCGCGCAAAGCGGAGGCAGTAA
- a CDS encoding Glu/Leu/Phe/Val family dehydrogenase produces the protein MTFLDLPEGLSERIMQCNSTYTVRFGVRLRGRMYSFIGWRSVHSEHCEPVKGGIRYASNADAEEVEALAALMTLKCSLVDVPFGGSKGALKIDPREWTPQELERITRRFTQELNKRGLIGPGVNVPAPDIGTGEREMAWMMDEFRRANPTDVINARACVTGKPLSKGGIAGRTEATGRGVQFAIQSYLRDLRTSGLGGKRDLKSAAVIVQGFGNVGYHAAKFLSEEDGARVTIVAERDGYVANADGLAIEALKQHQIKTGSILGFEGAASFPGDMTGIEQPCDVLIPAAMENAVHAGNADRIKANLVVEAANGPVTFEADKVLRTRGVAILPDLYVNAGGVVVSYFEWVKNLTHIPFGLMERRRRERRNQTIASALERMTGKEFPADIRDEFLEGGAEIDLVRSGLEDVMRSTWGRIADLMEQQPELGDYRTAAYVASIRQIADAYEAIGI, from the coding sequence ATGACGTTCCTCGACCTGCCGGAGGGACTGTCGGAACGGATCATGCAGTGTAACTCGACTTACACTGTTCGCTTCGGCGTTCGCCTGCGCGGCCGCATGTACAGCTTCATCGGCTGGCGATCGGTCCATAGCGAGCACTGCGAGCCGGTGAAGGGCGGCATTCGCTATGCCTCGAATGCCGATGCGGAAGAGGTCGAAGCGCTGGCGGCGCTGATGACGCTCAAATGCTCGCTGGTCGACGTTCCGTTCGGCGGCTCGAAAGGCGCGCTCAAGATCGACCCGCGCGAATGGACGCCGCAGGAGCTCGAGCGCATCACCCGCCGCTTCACCCAGGAGCTCAACAAACGTGGCCTGATCGGCCCCGGCGTCAACGTCCCGGCTCCCGACATTGGCACGGGCGAGCGGGAAATGGCATGGATGATGGACGAGTTCCGGCGCGCCAATCCGACCGATGTGATCAATGCGCGCGCCTGCGTCACCGGAAAGCCGCTGTCGAAGGGCGGCATTGCCGGCCGGACCGAAGCAACCGGCAGGGGCGTCCAGTTCGCCATCCAGAGCTATCTTCGCGATCTCCGAACATCGGGCTTGGGTGGCAAGCGTGATCTGAAGAGTGCCGCCGTGATCGTTCAGGGGTTCGGCAATGTCGGTTACCATGCGGCAAAGTTCCTCTCTGAAGAAGACGGCGCCCGGGTGACCATCGTTGCTGAACGCGACGGCTATGTCGCCAATGCCGATGGTCTGGCGATCGAGGCACTGAAGCAGCATCAGATCAAAACGGGCAGCATCCTCGGCTTTGAGGGCGCCGCCTCGTTTCCCGGGGATATGACCGGCATCGAGCAGCCATGCGACGTCCTCATCCCAGCGGCGATGGAAAATGCTGTCCATGCGGGAAATGCGGACCGCATCAAGGCAAACCTCGTCGTCGAAGCTGCCAACGGCCCGGTGACCTTCGAGGCAGACAAGGTTCTCCGCACCCGTGGGGTCGCCATCCTTCCCGATCTTTACGTCAATGCCGGCGGCGTGGTCGTCAGTTACTTCGAGTGGGTGAAGAACCTGACGCATATTCCCTTCGGCCTGATGGAGCGGCGTCGCCGCGAGCGGCGCAACCAAACGATTGCCTCAGCGCTCGAACGCATGACCGGCAAGGAGTTCCCCGCCGATATCCGTGACGAGTTCCTCGAAGGCGGCGCAGAAATCGATCTGGTTCGTTCCGGACTGGAAGACGTCATGCGCAGCACCTGGGGACGCATCGCCGACCTGATGGAACAGCAACCGGAACTCGGCGATTACCGAACCGCCGCTTATGTCGCGTCGATCCGACAGATCGCCGATGCCTATGAAGCGATAGGGATCTGA
- a CDS encoding ABC transporter permease — translation MAAYILRRLVSTVAVMAMVGMFVFLLLRLAPGDPAAIIAGKSATAEMIAGIREQLGLNEPMPVQFIRWVRDMLGGDFGTSIFAGRPVLELISQRLEPTLSLTVLTMIVSVTIGVSFGILAAWRAGGLVDRILTAFATLGFSLPVFVVGYFLIYFFAITTHWLPVQGYKPIDQGFGPWFVHLILPIVTLSIPYIAFIARIARASMLEVLSEDYMRTAVAKGASSYAMLFHHALKNAGVPILTVIGLSFAGLISGVVITETVFNIPGIGRLVVDAINGRDYPIIQGVLILVSGLYVLINLTVDLSYTLIDPRIRY, via the coding sequence ATGGCTGCTTACATTCTTCGGAGATTGGTTTCGACCGTCGCCGTGATGGCGATGGTCGGGATGTTTGTTTTCCTGCTTCTCAGGCTGGCGCCTGGCGACCCGGCAGCCATCATCGCCGGCAAGTCGGCTACGGCTGAGATGATTGCTGGCATCCGCGAGCAGCTCGGACTGAACGAGCCCATGCCGGTTCAGTTCATACGTTGGGTGCGGGATATGCTTGGCGGCGATTTCGGCACCTCGATCTTTGCCGGCCGGCCGGTTCTGGAGCTCATCTCGCAGCGGCTCGAGCCTACCCTTTCCTTGACGGTCCTGACGATGATCGTTTCGGTGACGATTGGGGTTTCCTTCGGTATCCTGGCCGCGTGGCGCGCTGGCGGTCTTGTTGATCGCATCTTGACGGCATTCGCGACGCTTGGCTTTTCTCTCCCGGTGTTTGTCGTTGGCTATTTCCTCATCTACTTCTTCGCTATCACAACGCATTGGCTACCGGTCCAAGGATACAAGCCTATTGATCAAGGCTTCGGGCCCTGGTTTGTGCACCTGATCCTGCCGATCGTGACTTTGAGCATTCCCTACATTGCGTTCATCGCCCGGATCGCGCGGGCGAGCATGCTGGAGGTTCTGTCGGAAGATTACATGCGAACGGCTGTTGCAAAAGGCGCTTCGTCCTATGCCATGCTTTTCCACCATGCCTTGAAGAATGCCGGCGTCCCGATCCTCACCGTGATCGGCTTAAGTTTCGCAGGCCTGATCTCTGGCGTCGTCATCACGGAAACCGTGTTCAATATACCGGGTATCGGTCGTTTGGTGGTCGATGCGATCAACGGCCGCGATTACCCCATCATACAAGGCGTGCTTATCCTGGTTTCGGGTTTATACGTCCTTATCAATCTCACGGTCGATCTTTCTTACACCTTGATCGATCCTCGCATCCGGTACTGA
- a CDS encoding UPF0262 family protein, whose protein sequence is MASAEYRLCDVSLDRSFGGREARIEREQALAVIDLLESNTFIPVGHDGGPYRLRIEAVDGRLALHVADDHGDHVVSHYLSLTPFRRLLKDYTRICENYYDAVRHPGPERLEAIDMGRRGVHNEAAELLRARLSAKVNIDNDTARRLFTLIYALLVRNADHRVLLS, encoded by the coding sequence ATGGCCTCCGCCGAGTACCGTCTCTGTGACGTATCGCTCGACCGATCGTTCGGTGGCCGGGAGGCGAGAATTGAGCGGGAGCAAGCGCTCGCGGTCATCGACCTCTTGGAATCCAATACATTCATTCCAGTCGGTCACGACGGCGGACCTTATCGCCTCAGGATCGAAGCGGTTGACGGGCGCCTGGCACTGCATGTCGCTGATGATCATGGCGACCATGTTGTCAGTCATTACCTGTCGCTCACGCCCTTCCGCCGATTGCTCAAGGATTACACCCGCATTTGCGAGAATTATTACGACGCCGTCCGGCACCCTGGACCTGAGCGGCTTGAGGCAATCGATATGGGCCGGCGTGGCGTCCATAACGAGGCTGCCGAACTGCTGAGAGCCCGGTTGTCAGCGAAAGTGAATATCGACAACGACACCGCCCGCCGTCTGTTCACGCTGATCTATGCCCTGCTTGTGCGCAACGCCGATCATCGCGTTCTACTGAGCTGA
- a CDS encoding isocitrate lyase produces the protein MLYAAYLEDANRLIAGKAEWTGLTGEAVARMRLQNRFKTGLDIARYTAAIMRRDMAGYDKDPSKYTQSLGCWHGFIAQQKVISLKKHFGSTERRYLYLSGWMVAALRSEFGPLPDQSMHEKTSVPALVEELYTFLRQADARELGMLFREIDKARAEGDQAREQQLVQAVDNHQTHVIPIIADIDAGFGNAEATYLLAKKMIEAGACALQIENQVSDEKQCGHQDGKVTIPHEEFVAKIRACRYAFLELGIDDGIIVARTDSLGAGLTKQIAFSVSEGDIGDQYNAFLDCDDITGQSPSNGDVLITRGSKVLRPKRLRSNLFQFREGTGADRCVLDCINALNNGADLLWIETERPHVEQIASMMDRIREEIPNAKLVYNNSPSFNWTLNFRQQVFDVWEKEGKDVSGFDRTKLMSEQYDDSDLAREADEKIRTFQHDASKRAGIFHHLITLPTYHTAALSTDNLAKEYFGEQGMLGYVANVQRKEIRQGIACVKHQNMAGSDMGDDHKDYFAGEAALKAGGAYNTMNQFAA, from the coding sequence ATGTTGTATGCAGCCTATCTCGAAGACGCCAACCGCCTGATCGCGGGCAAAGCCGAATGGACCGGACTGACAGGTGAGGCTGTCGCCCGGATGCGTCTGCAGAACCGATTCAAGACGGGTCTCGATATCGCGCGCTACACGGCCGCGATCATGCGCCGCGACATGGCCGGCTATGACAAGGACCCGAGCAAATACACGCAGTCCCTCGGCTGCTGGCATGGCTTTATCGCTCAGCAGAAAGTAATCTCGCTGAAGAAGCATTTCGGGTCGACCGAGCGACGCTACCTCTATCTCTCCGGATGGATGGTTGCAGCGCTCAGGTCCGAATTCGGTCCCCTGCCCGACCAATCCATGCACGAAAAAACCAGCGTGCCGGCCCTCGTCGAGGAACTCTACACTTTCCTGCGCCAGGCAGATGCACGCGAACTCGGTATGTTGTTCAGAGAAATCGACAAAGCCCGGGCGGAGGGCGATCAAGCGCGAGAACAGCAACTGGTTCAAGCGGTCGACAATCACCAGACGCATGTCATCCCCATTATTGCCGATATCGACGCAGGATTCGGAAATGCCGAAGCAACCTATCTGCTCGCGAAAAAAATGATCGAAGCCGGCGCCTGTGCGCTGCAGATCGAAAACCAGGTTTCCGACGAAAAGCAGTGCGGCCATCAGGACGGCAAGGTGACCATTCCCCACGAAGAATTCGTCGCCAAGATCCGCGCGTGCCGCTACGCATTCCTCGAGCTCGGCATCGATGACGGAATCATCGTCGCCCGCACCGACTCTCTTGGCGCAGGCCTAACGAAGCAAATCGCGTTCAGCGTTAGCGAAGGCGATATCGGCGATCAGTACAACGCCTTCCTGGATTGCGACGATATCACCGGCCAGTCGCCCTCTAACGGTGATGTCTTGATCACGCGCGGCTCAAAGGTATTGCGGCCGAAGCGGCTGCGCTCCAACCTCTTTCAGTTCCGCGAAGGCACCGGCGCCGACCGCTGCGTCCTTGATTGCATCAATGCTCTCAACAATGGTGCCGACCTGCTGTGGATCGAGACCGAAAGGCCCCATGTCGAGCAGATCGCCAGCATGATGGATCGCATCCGCGAGGAGATCCCGAATGCCAAGCTGGTCTACAACAACTCGCCGTCGTTCAACTGGACGCTGAACTTCCGGCAGCAGGTATTCGATGTCTGGGAAAAGGAAGGAAAGGACGTCTCCGGGTTCGATCGAACGAAGCTGATGAGCGAGCAGTATGACGACAGCGATCTGGCACGCGAAGCCGACGAAAAGATCAGAACGTTCCAGCACGACGCTTCCAAACGCGCCGGGATCTTCCATCACCTGATCACGCTGCCAACCTATCACACTGCAGCGCTTTCGACCGACAACCTCGCCAAGGAATATTTCGGCGAGCAGGGCATGCTCGGCTATGTCGCCAACGTCCAGCGAAAAGAAATCCGCCAAGGCATTGCCTGCGTGAAGCACCAGAACATGGCAGGCTCCGACATGGGCGACGATCACAAGGACTATTTCGCCGGCGAAGCGGCCCTGAAGGCCGGCGGGGCCTACAATACCATGAACCAGTTCGCCGCTTGA
- the gltA gene encoding citrate synthase, with protein sequence MLAKSALVAVDGLSAELQLRSGTIGPQVVDIGSLYKQTQMFTYDPGFTSTASCESSITYIDGDAGVLLHRGYPIEQLAEHGDFLEVCYLLLYGELPTKARKADFDYRVARHTMVHEQMPRFFSGFRRDAHPMAVMCGCVGALSAFYHHSTDITDPHQRMVASLRMIAKMPTLAAMAYKYHVGQPFVYPQNDLDYASNFLRMCFAVPCEDYVVNPVLSRAMDRIFILHADHEQNASTSTVRLAGSSGANPFACIAAGIACLWGPAHGGANEAALNMLTEIGTVDRIPEFIARAKDKNDPFRLMGFGHRVYKNYDPRARIMQKTMYEVLEATGQRDEPLMRIAIVLEKIALNDPYFIEKKLYPNVDFYSGITLRALGFPTTMFTVLFALARTVGWVAQWNEMIEDPQQRIGRPRQLYIGEPLRDYLPISKR encoded by the coding sequence ATGCTTGCCAAGAGCGCCCTTGTCGCGGTCGACGGTCTAAGCGCCGAGTTGCAGCTTCGATCGGGAACGATTGGACCACAGGTCGTTGACATCGGTTCGCTCTACAAGCAAACGCAGATGTTCACCTACGACCCGGGCTTCACATCCACGGCTTCATGCGAATCCAGCATCACTTATATCGACGGTGACGCTGGCGTACTGCTGCATCGCGGCTACCCGATCGAACAGCTTGCCGAACACGGTGACTTCCTTGAAGTCTGCTATCTGCTGCTCTACGGCGAACTGCCCACAAAGGCGCGGAAGGCGGACTTCGATTATCGAGTTGCGCGCCACACCATGGTGCATGAGCAGATGCCGCGCTTCTTTAGCGGCTTCCGCCGCGACGCGCATCCCATGGCTGTCATGTGCGGTTGCGTCGGCGCGCTCTCGGCCTTCTATCACCACTCGACCGACATCACAGATCCCCATCAGCGCATGGTCGCGAGCCTTCGCATGATTGCCAAGATGCCGACGCTCGCTGCCATGGCCTACAAGTACCATGTCGGCCAGCCCTTCGTGTATCCGCAGAACGACCTCGATTATGCGTCAAACTTCCTGCGCATGTGCTTTGCCGTTCCGTGCGAGGACTATGTCGTCAATCCGGTGCTCTCGCGCGCCATGGACCGCATCTTCATCCTACATGCCGACCACGAGCAGAATGCTTCGACCTCGACGGTTCGCCTTGCCGGTTCGTCGGGCGCCAACCCATTCGCCTGTATCGCTGCCGGCATCGCCTGCCTCTGGGGTCCCGCGCATGGCGGCGCCAACGAAGCAGCGCTCAACATGTTGACCGAGATCGGCACGGTCGACCGCATTCCAGAATTCATTGCGCGCGCCAAGGACAAGAACGATCCGTTCCGCCTGATGGGCTTCGGTCACCGCGTTTACAAGAATTACGATCCGCGAGCACGCATCATGCAGAAGACTATGTATGAGGTGCTCGAAGCGACAGGACAGCGCGACGAACCGCTGATGCGGATTGCAATCGTGCTTGAAAAAATTGCGCTGAACGACCCCTACTTCATTGAGAAGAAGCTCTACCCCAACGTCGACTTCTATTCGGGCATTACGCTGCGTGCTCTGGGTTTCCCCACGACGATGTTCACCGTCCTCTTTGCGCTCGCGCGCACCGTCGGCTGGGTGGCGCAGTGGAACGAGATGATCGAGGATCCACAACAACGTATTGGCCGTCCGCGCCAGCTATATATAGGGGAGCCTCTTCGCGACTACTTGCCAATCTCAAAGCGCTGA
- a CDS encoding ABC transporter substrate-binding protein: MIISRRDLIKTSLIAGTAVSIPSLLRAQTAPPDGRTVRMGLGELQVFDPIFTTTDPTQIHGLAIYDTLFSPDSRLLPRPQMVEKWSASDDKKTYTFQLRDGLAWHDGTPVTAGDCVASIRRWGEVASGGQMIMARASDISKKDEKTFTIALKEPLGLLIDMLATIAGSSLYIMREKDADRPATEQVTTNIGSGPFKFNHSLAKPGASFTYDRNEKYVPRSEAPDGFAGGKVVKVDRVVWDIIVDSQTALAALHAGEIDFVRLPPADLYPMIESDPDLALQVLDKSGNDLCLRMNHLQKPFDNVKARQAMLHLIDQEAFLRVTASDPKYGHTVTSIFGNTTPYSNDENTGWFKRGGDPEKAKQLFKEAGYAGEKIVILQPTTWAAANNAALLLADMLRKIGVNAELAPSDWSGVVARRANKGAVESGGWSIFITDDPDFVQGDPVSAVFLAANGEEGWFGWPQNDEYEALRAKWASVETLEDRKALARNMQRIWWDFVGDVRLGQYVTAIARRQTLTGLIGLSPLVPLWNMQKAAV, encoded by the coding sequence ATGATAATCTCTCGACGCGACCTTATAAAGACCAGCCTTATCGCCGGGACGGCTGTGTCGATCCCGTCGCTGCTGCGGGCACAGACGGCACCGCCCGACGGACGGACGGTCCGTATGGGGCTTGGTGAGCTCCAGGTCTTCGATCCGATCTTTACGACTACTGACCCCACCCAGATCCATGGCCTGGCGATTTACGACACGCTGTTTTCTCCGGACTCCAGGCTCTTGCCGAGGCCGCAAATGGTGGAGAAGTGGAGCGCTTCGGACGACAAGAAGACCTATACGTTCCAACTCCGGGATGGTCTGGCTTGGCACGATGGGACCCCGGTTACTGCGGGAGACTGCGTGGCTTCGATCCGCCGATGGGGCGAAGTGGCCTCCGGCGGACAAATGATCATGGCGCGGGCTAGCGATATATCGAAGAAGGACGAGAAGACCTTCACCATCGCGCTTAAGGAGCCGTTGGGGCTGCTGATCGATATGTTGGCAACGATAGCAGGAAGCTCGTTGTATATCATGCGTGAAAAGGATGCTGATAGGCCCGCAACCGAGCAGGTCACGACGAATATCGGATCGGGACCGTTCAAGTTCAATCATTCTCTTGCCAAGCCGGGCGCGAGCTTCACCTATGATCGCAACGAGAAATACGTGCCGCGCAGCGAAGCTCCCGACGGATTTGCCGGCGGAAAGGTAGTCAAGGTCGATCGGGTCGTGTGGGACATCATTGTCGATAGCCAGACGGCTTTGGCGGCCTTGCACGCGGGCGAGATTGATTTCGTTCGACTGCCCCCCGCCGATCTTTACCCAATGATTGAGAGCGACCCCGATCTTGCACTCCAGGTTCTGGACAAGTCCGGCAACGATCTATGCCTGCGTATGAACCACCTGCAAAAGCCGTTCGATAACGTGAAAGCGCGCCAGGCGATGCTTCACCTGATCGACCAGGAGGCGTTTTTGCGCGTCACGGCTTCTGACCCCAAATACGGCCACACCGTCACGTCGATATTTGGCAACACTACGCCTTATTCAAATGACGAGAATACCGGCTGGTTCAAGAGGGGCGGCGACCCGGAAAAGGCCAAGCAACTCTTCAAGGAAGCCGGATATGCCGGCGAAAAGATCGTCATTCTTCAGCCAACAACCTGGGCGGCAGCCAACAACGCCGCGCTGCTCTTGGCGGACATGCTGCGAAAGATTGGGGTCAATGCCGAGCTTGCGCCGAGCGACTGGAGCGGCGTTGTCGCGCGCCGCGCGAACAAGGGGGCCGTAGAGAGCGGCGGTTGGAGTATCTTCATAACCGACGATCCCGATTTCGTCCAAGGCGATCCGGTATCCGCGGTCTTTCTAGCCGCGAATGGCGAAGAGGGCTGGTTCGGCTGGCCGCAGAACGACGAATATGAGGCGCTTCGGGCCAAATGGGCTAGTGTCGAAACGCTGGAAGATCGCAAGGCGCTGGCCCGAAACATGCAGCGGATTTGGTGGGACTTCGTCGGCGACGTGCGGCTGGGTCAATACGTCACGGCAATTGCGCGCCGTCAGACACTCACCGGGCTCATCGGGTTGTCGCCGCTCGTCCCGCTGTGGAACATGCAGAAGGCCGCGGTCTAA
- a CDS encoding helix-turn-helix domain-containing protein, with protein MEKHGVYLGPRLRRLRRDLGLTQAMMASDLDVSPSYVALMEGNQRPMTAELLLRLARTYKIDMSALADDSTPELLGRLQATIKDPIFTDIEISPLEAADVLSSFPGFAQAMLRLYTAYKEEQFALADQRQVAVDRGGDEGADPVADVRRFLAARRNCFPGLDAAAEKLATAVNDAGGLQAYFMQRHALRVRRIPAEIMSGSVRRLDRHRREVLLDDCLDTASQNFQVAQQLAYVEFDDEIGKVVQEGSFSTESARRLAHRALAGYFAAAVVMPYKPFAKAVEARHYDVEAIARQFGTSFEQAAHRLTTLQKPGQERIPFFFIRVDAAGNVSKRLDSANFPFARHGGGCPLWTLHQVFSTPRTVVTQWLELPDGQQFFSIARTVSSRGGTFGVPRVDRAVALVCEARYAERLVYYRQPFTLTPIGITCRLCQRDNCRYRSEPPIGRQILPDHYRRTDAPFGFSD; from the coding sequence ATGGAAAAGCATGGCGTTTACTTAGGACCTCGTCTTCGGCGGCTGCGAAGGGATCTTGGTCTCACTCAGGCTATGATGGCGTCGGACCTCGACGTGTCCCCGTCATATGTCGCCCTGATGGAGGGTAATCAGCGCCCGATGACCGCCGAGTTGCTGCTCCGTCTCGCGAGGACCTATAAGATCGACATGTCGGCTCTGGCCGACGACAGCACGCCCGAACTTCTTGGACGGCTGCAGGCAACCATCAAGGATCCGATCTTTACCGACATAGAGATTTCACCGCTCGAAGCAGCCGATGTGCTGAGCAGCTTTCCCGGCTTTGCTCAAGCCATGCTGCGCCTTTACACAGCCTACAAGGAAGAGCAGTTCGCCCTTGCCGACCAACGACAGGTGGCCGTTGACCGTGGGGGTGACGAAGGAGCGGATCCTGTTGCAGACGTGCGACGGTTCCTGGCCGCGAGACGAAACTGTTTTCCGGGCCTCGATGCGGCCGCTGAAAAGCTGGCAACCGCAGTGAATGACGCCGGCGGTCTTCAAGCATATTTCATGCAGCGTCATGCCCTTCGTGTCCGACGGATCCCAGCGGAGATCATGTCAGGCTCGGTGCGCCGGCTCGATCGACATCGACGCGAGGTTCTGCTCGACGACTGTCTGGATACAGCAAGTCAGAATTTCCAGGTCGCACAGCAACTTGCCTACGTCGAGTTCGACGACGAGATTGGCAAAGTCGTTCAGGAGGGCAGTTTCTCGACAGAGAGCGCGCGACGGCTGGCCCACCGGGCACTTGCTGGCTACTTTGCCGCCGCAGTGGTCATGCCCTACAAGCCCTTCGCCAAAGCGGTCGAGGCGCGTCACTACGACGTTGAGGCGATTGCACGTCAATTTGGAACCAGTTTCGAACAGGCCGCTCATCGGCTTACAACGCTTCAGAAGCCTGGGCAGGAGCGAATCCCGTTCTTCTTCATTCGGGTGGATGCTGCTGGTAATGTATCCAAGCGCCTCGACAGCGCCAACTTTCCTTTTGCCAGGCATGGCGGTGGTTGTCCGCTGTGGACCTTGCATCAAGTCTTTTCCACACCTCGAACTGTCGTAACGCAATGGCTGGAATTGCCGGATGGCCAACAGTTCTTCTCGATCGCCCGAACCGTAAGCTCGAGGGGAGGGACTTTTGGAGTTCCGCGGGTCGACCGGGCCGTGGCACTGGTTTGCGAAGCCAGGTATGCCGAACGCCTGGTCTATTATCGACAACCGTTCACGCTAACGCCGATTGGGATCACCTGTCGCCTCTGCCAGCGCGATAATTGCAGATACCGGTCGGAACCGCCGATCGGCCGACAGATTCTTCCCGACCACTACCGCCGCACTGACGCGCCATTTGGGTTTTCCGATTGA
- a CDS encoding ABC transporter ATP-binding protein — translation MQIHQNVGNEVLLDVRDLETHFFGEDSVTRALGGISFQVMKGETLGVVGESGCGKSVTALSILRLLPKLTARTIGGEVRFHGRDLLDLSEREMRKIRGDQIAMIFQDPMTSLNPVYTVGHQIAEAVQIHTGASRAAAMAKAEEMLRLVRIADPERRANNYPHEMSGGMRQRAMIAMALACSPELLIADEPTTALDVTIQAQILRLIVDLKERTGTAVMFITHDLGVVAETCQRVIVMYAGRIVEQATVTDLFARPAHPYTQALMRSVPDRRRGQQSRLPEIPGIVPSLRNPIVGCSFAPRCPFAIDICREKTPVLKYVGPAHAAACWRAEEVMGV, via the coding sequence ATGCAGATACATCAGAACGTGGGCAATGAAGTGCTTCTCGACGTCAGAGACCTGGAGACGCATTTTTTTGGCGAAGATAGCGTTACCCGCGCGCTTGGCGGCATCAGCTTCCAGGTGATGAAAGGCGAGACGCTCGGCGTCGTCGGCGAATCCGGATGCGGCAAGAGCGTCACCGCGTTGTCGATCCTCCGCCTACTACCGAAGCTGACCGCCAGGACCATCGGCGGCGAGGTCCGCTTTCACGGCCGCGACCTGCTCGATCTCTCTGAGCGGGAGATGCGAAAGATTCGCGGCGATCAGATCGCCATGATCTTCCAGGATCCGATGACGAGCCTCAACCCGGTCTACACTGTCGGTCACCAAATCGCTGAAGCGGTGCAGATCCACACGGGAGCCTCCCGGGCGGCCGCAATGGCTAAGGCTGAAGAGATGCTTCGCCTCGTCCGCATTGCGGACCCGGAGCGTCGCGCCAACAACTATCCCCATGAGATGTCGGGTGGTATGCGCCAGCGCGCCATGATCGCCATGGCTCTTGCCTGCTCACCGGAGCTGTTGATCGCTGACGAGCCAACGACTGCACTCGATGTCACCATCCAGGCGCAGATCCTGCGGCTGATCGTTGATCTGAAGGAGCGCACGGGGACCGCGGTGATGTTCATCACGCACGATCTGGGCGTTGTGGCCGAGACATGCCAACGTGTGATCGTGATGTATGCCGGCCGGATCGTCGAGCAAGCGACTGTGACGGATCTGTTCGCGCGGCCTGCGCATCCTTATACTCAGGCCCTTATGCGCTCTGTGCCTGACCGGCGGCGCGGTCAGCAAAGCCGCCTTCCGGAAATACCCGGTATCGTGCCGAGCCTGCGCAATCCAATCGTCGGGTGCAGCTTTGCGCCGCGTTGTCCGTTCGCAATCGACATTTGCCGGGAAAAGACACCCGTTCTTAAGTATGTCGGACCGGCGCACGCCGCTGCTTGCTGGCGCGCCGAAGAGGTGATGGGCGTATGA